The DNA region ACAccctcttttgaaaaaaaacaaacaaaaaaaacaacaacaaaaaccaccaaaaactgaTACAATGGAAAATCAGCATCATGAAAGTCAGTCATCTGCCCTTTCTGATTTTTCCTCTtcccttatgtttttttttttttcttcttcttttctctcgtaGCGTATGTGGTGAAAATGGATCAGTTCACACACTTGACACCcttttctgaaaaaacaaaaacaaaaaaacaccaaaaattgATACAATGGAAAATCACCATCATGAAAGTCAGTCAtctgctctttcttttgttttgtttttgttgactcacttgtgtaaacaaagtgagtctatgttttaatccggtgttcggttgtctctgtgtgtgtgtgtgtgtgtgtgtgtgtgtgtgtgtgtgtgtgtgtccatggcaaactttaacattgacattttctctgcaaattctttgtcagttgataccaaattaggcataaaaatagaaaaaattcagttctttccagtcatcttgtttaaaacaatgttgcacctctgggatgggcacaaaaaaaattaaaaaatgaagcctaattatatgcaaactgcattaactgttatatttatattttttgtattctctaaacttggcactttgatctgatattctgacacaacaacaagagcagtcattattatcattttttgttcaaacaggaacttcttttgctaagcatggaagttttatttattttgcaaacgttttggtgcagatatgtaaaaaaaaggaaattactctgtaattaatgctgggggacttaatttgccacaagtgagtcttgaaggccttgcctctcttgttctctatgttgttttttgttgttgttttttgtttctcctAGCCCATGTGTTGAACATGAATCTAGAGTTCACACACCTTGACAACCTCtttcggaaagaaagaaagaaaaaaagaagtactggagaaaaagaaactaaaacCGCCTGACACAAAGGGAAATACCTGAAAGTGTGTTGTGacacccaccctttctctctctcttctttttaaaaaaccaacaaccaaagaCAACAAAAATACAGCTTAGACCGCCTGATACGATGCAAAATCACCAGTGTGAAAGTcagtctgctctttctttttttgctatgtgtgtgtgtttgtgtgtgtttaattttttcccTCTCGTAAGTATTTCTATTAACACCATACTTCAGTgtctatttagtattgtgtagtgtagacccaatTCAGGACGGGCACTggatgtaaaagaaagaaagaaaaaagcacaccagtgctgatCTGTTATcctcaaaataaagaatttgtctctctgtgtgtgacacaggcgACACCAAAGAATTTGTCTCTGTGCTACAGGTGACGCCAAAgaatttgtctctctgtgtgtgacacaggtgaTGCCAAAGAATTTGTCTCTGTGCTACAGGTGACGCCAAAGAatttgtctctccgtgtgtcaCACAGGTGACGCCGACTCGCGCCTGGCAGAGCTTCAGGAACAGCTGCAGTCCTCACGGGGCCGGACGTGTGCGCTGCAGTCCCAGGTGGCTGAGCAGGGGCAGCGGGTGCAGCAGCTGACGCAGGAGCTGAGGGCGGCCCGGAAGCGACGCCTGGACCAGGCCCGGGAGGCGGAGCGCACCCTCAGCGGGCTGACGGCCGAGGCCGAGGCAAAGGCCCACAACATGGCGCTCCTCACCGGACAGCTGCACCGCCTCAAGCTGCACcagctccccaccaccaccacctccaccaccctggcGGCAGCGGTGCCCAGCACGGAAGAGGGGGAGGGTTCGGTCCCCGGGGTGAAGGCGGCAGCGGCACCACAGCGATctcacaacacccacccccaccaccacctccctgcccccccgcccAGAGACCTGCTGACCAGCTCTGCGCGGATGCGGCGCCAGAGAGTGGTCAGTGGCAGCACCCCTGTCGTGGGCCGAGGGGCCGTGCGGCCAGTGTCAGGGGCCATCGCTGCCATACAACAAGTGGCGGACACCAataccaaaaccaccaccatgcCTCCAGACATCGCCCCGTTCCTGCAGAGAGATGGGGCGGCTGCTGCTACTGAGATCGGGGGCGTGGCCGGGGTGGCGGCCTTGGAGGTGAAGGTCAGAAAGCCGGCGGCGCCCCTCCCGCCCATTgcggggtcaaggtcaaggtcagtggtTAGGGGGCCGGTCGCGGGGGAGAGGGAGCTGCACCGCGTGGTGATCAGCAAGGGAGGCCACCCCCAGCTGACGCGGGCCTCGGTGCCGGAAGTGGCCACGCTGGCTGTGGACCAGATCAGCGACGTGGGCTGGGGGAAGAAGCTGCCGCAGTCACACGGCTGTCACAACCCGTAGACAGGCGTCGGGTCAGGCCTTGAGCCCTGCAGGGCTTTCCggggagaaaagaaagatggaattgacaacaacaacaaaaaaaaatatatatatatgaacagataaaatgattttttttttttttttaagagaaaaagtgagaaaagaaaaatgtgatCCAGGAGAAAGATGGGGATGGGTGGAAAACTCTTGAACtgactatttcttcttcttttttcttcaaggattaagatttcttTCTATTTAAGCATGGCCTATGCTTCCAATCCGTccttgggtgggtgagggtgtggtgggagtcggggggagggggggggggaatgaaggggAGTGGGGAATAGCATGGGGGATTGGGTTAATGTTAACCCCTTGACCAGCTGATCCAtggtgaaggaaaagaaaaaccaaacaaacaaacaacagagagatgtgtgtgtggccagAA from Babylonia areolata isolate BAREFJ2019XMU chromosome 12, ASM4173473v1, whole genome shotgun sequence includes:
- the LOC143287960 gene encoding uncharacterized protein LOC143287960, giving the protein MASEPCVQQGEQESSVQFMQQEHAATLKALHQEIHKLQSKCTDLTFQLTMSGVNVEEGGDADSRLAELQEQLQSSRGRTCALQSQVAEQGQRVQQLTQELRAARKRRLDQAREAERTLSGLTAEAEAKAHNMALLTGQLHRLKLHQLPTTTTSTTLAAAVPSTEEGEGSVPGVKAAAAPQRSHNTHPHHHLPAPPPRDLLTSSARMRRQRVVSGSTPVVGRGAVRPVSGAIAAIQQVADTNTKTTTMPPDIAPFLQRDGAAAATEIGGVAGVAALEVKVRKPAAPLPPIAGSRSRSVVRGPVAGERELHRVVISKGGHPQLTRASVPEVATLAVDQISDVGWGKKLPQSHGCHNP